From a single Pieris napi chromosome 7, ilPieNapi1.2, whole genome shotgun sequence genomic region:
- the LOC125051219 gene encoding carcinine transporter-like, whose amino-acid sequence MSKKEDVDIGTALEAVITSVGELGWYQRLLFVGILPFGFAWAFSYFGQMFITATPQEHWCRVPELQSLSIEMRRLLSAPRTGDYNIDSCKTFDVNWTHVLESLRPPDPDIPLLKCQYGWEFLFEDIPYSTIVSEREWVCDKADLVPWSQSISFLGSITGGILCGVLADRYGRMPVLVLSNCLGVIGNIATIFTTDFWDFAICRFIAGMCVDSCFILMFILVLEYVGTRYRTMVSNLSIAFFFGGGCIILPWLALWISDWKYFMIATSSPMLLAFLAPFVVPESARWLVSKGKIDRAVKVLKRFEKINGNKIPQHIMDQFIEVANTTKEEEKGIGLIFRTPALRKMVIFLIITFVAVAVMFDSIIRLSENLGLDFFLTFTVTSATEIPSIFVLLLLLDRLGRRWLVFVPMMAAGILCFVTAFVPRGITSVALAVAARFFNNMSYVSVIQWTPELLPTAVRASGASFVHISAFAAVLVTPFIVYSDRVWEGLSLIIVAVIGLSGASLALVLPETKGRRMPQTVEEWEALANKQHSK is encoded by the exons ATGAGTAAAAAAGAAGACGTCGATATTGGTACAGCCTTAGAGGCAGTGATAACAAGTGTGGGAGAGTTAGGATGGTATCAAAGACTGTTGTTCGTTGGTATTTTACCGTTTGGATTTGCCTGGGCGTTCAGTTATTTTGGGCAGATGTTCATAACGGCCACGCCTCAAGAACATTGGTGCAGAGTTCCCGAGTTACAGTCCCTCAGTATAGAGATGAG GCGACTCTTATCAGCGCCACGCACTGGTGATTACAATATAGATAGTTGTAAGACATTTGACGTCAACTGGACACATGTATTAGAATCCCTACGTCCGCCAGATCCTGACATTCCATTACTGAAATGCCAATATGGCTGGGAATTCCTCTTTGAAGACATTCCTTACTCTACTATAGTTAGTGAG cgGGAATGGGTCTGCGATAAAGCCGACTTGGTGCCTTGGTCCCAATCTATCAGTTTCTTGGGATCCATAACTGGTGGGATTCTGTGTGGGGTGTTGGCTGATAGATATGGCCGAATGCCTGTTCTTGTGT TGTCAAATTGTCTTGGTGTAATTGGTAATATTGCGACAAtattcacgactgatttctgGGACTTTGCCATTTGCCGCTTCATTGCCGGAATGTGTGTTGACAGCTGTTTCAtacttatgtttatattag TTTTAGAATACGTGGGTACAAGATACCGAACAATGGTATCGAATCTCTCGATAGCATTTTTCTTCGGTGGAGGCTGTATTATTTTGCCCTGGCTAGCTTTATGGATATCGGAttggaaatattttatgatagcAACATCATCGCCTATGCTATTGGCGTTTTTGGCTCCTTTTGTTGTTCCTGAAAGTGCAAG GTGGTTGGTTTCAAAGGGAAAGATAGACAGAGCTGTGAAGGTTTTAAAACgctttgagaaaattaatggAAATAAAATACCACAACATATTATGGATCAGTTTATT GAAGTCGCAAACACGACAAAAGAAGAAGAGAAAGGTATAGGGCTGATATTTCGAACGCCAGCTCTTCGCAAAATGGTGATATTCCTTATCATCACGTTCGTGGCAGTTGCTGTCATGTTTGACAGCATCATTCGTTTATCTGAGAACCTGGGGCTGGACTTCTTCCTAACATTCACAGTCACGTCGGCTACGGAGATTCCATCGATATTCGTGTTGCTTTTGTTATTAGACAG ACTGGGTCGGCGTTGGCTGGTATTTGTACCAATGATGGCTGCGGGAATATTGTGTTTCGTCACTGCTTTTGTACCAAGAG GCATAACCTCTGTGGCTCTTGCGGTAGCAGCTCGATTCTTCAACAACATGTCATATGTCAGCGTGATACAATGGACTCCAGAATTGCTGCCCACAGCTGTAAGGGCATCAGGAGCTTCCTTTGTACACATCAGTGCTTTTGCAGCGGTTTTGGTGACTCCGTTTATAGTTTACTCG GACCGTGTTTGGGAAGGTTTATCACTAATCATCGTGGCAGTGATTGGCTTGAGTGGGGCATCCCTGGCTCTAGTGTTGCCAGAAACAAAAGGCAGGCGCATGCCACAAACAGTAGAAGAATGGGAAGCCCTGGCAAATAAACAACACTCCAAGTAA
- the LOC125050946 gene encoding organic cation transporter protein-like isoform X1, with translation MTLVNGTEEAAEELNKKPKSDGSDALESVIMHVGEMGLYQKLLFAMMAPFGIFFAFVYFVQMFITATPQRHWCRVPELEHLDMEVRRNLTTPIIGDEWEKCLMYDTNWTEVLINMTAPITANLIPCRDGLEFELGDIPYHTVVSERSWVCEKASYAPIAQATFFAGSTVGGILFGWIADFYGRVPALVGANIFAFVGSVATIYTTSLWDFIISRFIVGMSYDTIFMAMYILALEYVGPRHRTWVANISIAIYFGGGCLMLPWIALAVGDWKKLLWYTSLPYLIVVFVPFIVPESARWLASRGRVHQAVKVLKRFEKVNGTTIPQDVLDDFIVSASQTRQNKQESIKTVFKSGPLRRMMFLMVMAYMACAIIFDGLVRMSEGLGLDFFITFTLTSATEIPSVTLLALVLDRWGRRNLVCGPLIISGTLCFIAAFVPRGIPQVSLAIMARFMINMAYNSAMQWCTELLPTAVRASGSSLIHVSGYVATFVSPFVVFSERIWRSLPLLILSVIAMTAAVFGFMLPETKGRPMPQTIEEGERIVRSYTLCGSTPVDETEADNDKEKALDTLALT, from the exons ATGACGCTCGTAAATGGGACAGAG GAAGCCGCAGAAGAACTAAATAAAAAGCCGAAAAGCGATGGGAGCGATGCACTGGAGTCAGTCATTATGCATGTGGGTGAAATGGGATTATACCAGAAGTTGTTATTTGCAATGATGGCTCCGTTTGGGATATTCTTCGCATTTGTGTATTTCGTTCAAATGTTTATAACCGCAACGCCACAACGCCATTGGTGTAGAGTACCAGAGCTGGAACATCTGGATATGGAAGTGAG ACGCAACTTAACAACACCAATCATAGGTGATGAATGGGAGAAATGCTTGATGTATGACACTAATTGGACAGAAGTTCTTATTAATATGACTGCTCCTATCACCGCTAACCTGATTCCTTGCAGAGACGGCTTAGAATTTGAACTTGGGGATATCCCATACCATACAGTTGTCAGTGag CGAAGTTGGGTATGTGAGAAAGCCAGCTATGCACCAATAGCTCAAGCCACCTTTTTCGCTGGTTCCACGGTCGGCGGTATCCTCTTCGGCTGGATAGCTGACTTCTATGGCAGGGTGCCAGCTTTGGTTG GAGCCAATAtatttgcattcgttggaagtGTTGCTACAATCTATACAACTAGTTTATGGGATTTTATCATATCTCGATTCATCGTCGGCATGTCCTATGACACTATATTTATGGCTATGTATATTTTAG CCTTAGAGTACGTTGGTCCCCGACACCGTACATGGGTTGCAAATATTTCTATCGCAATTTATTTTGGCGGTGGTTGTCTAATGCTTCCCTGGATAGCTTTAGCCGTTGGCGACTGGAAAAAATTGCTCTGGTACACCAGTTTGCCTTATCTCATCGTTGTTTTTGTGCCTTTCATTGTACCTGAAAGTGCTAG aTGGCTTGCGTCTCGGGGTAGAGTACATCAGGCAGTAAAAGTCTTGAAGCGATTTGAAAAAGTCAACGGCACTACAATTCCTCAAGATGTATTGGATGATTTTATT GTGTCTGCAAGTCAAACTCGTCAGAACAAGCAGGAGTCCatcaaaactgtttttaagaGCGGCCCTCTCCGGAGAATGATGTTTCTAATGGTGATGGCATATATGGCGTGTGCGATTATCTTTGATGGCCTCGTGAGAATGTCAGAGGGTCTGGGATTGGATTTCTTTATCACATTTACACTGACTTCAGCGACTGAAATACCCTCTGTTACGCTATTGGCATTGGTATTGGATAG ATGGGGAAGAAGAAATCTTGTATGTGGACCTTTAATAATATCTGGAACATTATGTTTTATTGCAGCTTTTGTACCGAGAg gtATTCCTCAAGTGTCTCTGGCGATAATGGCCAGATTCATGATAAATATGGCGTATAACTCCGCCATGCAATGGTGTACAGAGCTCCTACCAACCGCTGTGAGAGCTTCCGGATCCTCACTTATACATGTCAGTGGATATGTGGCCACTTTTGTGTCACCGTTCGTCGTGTTTTCT GAAAGAATATGGCGTTCATTACCACTCCTTATCCTGAGTGTTATAGCAATGACAGCGGCTGTTTTTGGTTTTATGCTACCAGAGACAAAGGGCAGACCGATGCCACAAACAATAGAAGAGGGTGAAAGAATTGTACGGAGCTACACATTATGCGG
- the LOC125050946 gene encoding organic cation transporter protein-like isoform X2 encodes MEAAEELNKKPKSDGSDALESVIMHVGEMGLYQKLLFAMMAPFGIFFAFVYFVQMFITATPQRHWCRVPELEHLDMEVRRNLTTPIIGDEWEKCLMYDTNWTEVLINMTAPITANLIPCRDGLEFELGDIPYHTVVSERSWVCEKASYAPIAQATFFAGSTVGGILFGWIADFYGRVPALVGANIFAFVGSVATIYTTSLWDFIISRFIVGMSYDTIFMAMYILALEYVGPRHRTWVANISIAIYFGGGCLMLPWIALAVGDWKKLLWYTSLPYLIVVFVPFIVPESARWLASRGRVHQAVKVLKRFEKVNGTTIPQDVLDDFIVSASQTRQNKQESIKTVFKSGPLRRMMFLMVMAYMACAIIFDGLVRMSEGLGLDFFITFTLTSATEIPSVTLLALVLDRWGRRNLVCGPLIISGTLCFIAAFVPRGIPQVSLAIMARFMINMAYNSAMQWCTELLPTAVRASGSSLIHVSGYVATFVSPFVVFSERIWRSLPLLILSVIAMTAAVFGFMLPETKGRPMPQTIEEGERIVRSYTLCGSTPVDETEADNDKEKALDTLALT; translated from the exons ATG GAAGCCGCAGAAGAACTAAATAAAAAGCCGAAAAGCGATGGGAGCGATGCACTGGAGTCAGTCATTATGCATGTGGGTGAAATGGGATTATACCAGAAGTTGTTATTTGCAATGATGGCTCCGTTTGGGATATTCTTCGCATTTGTGTATTTCGTTCAAATGTTTATAACCGCAACGCCACAACGCCATTGGTGTAGAGTACCAGAGCTGGAACATCTGGATATGGAAGTGAG ACGCAACTTAACAACACCAATCATAGGTGATGAATGGGAGAAATGCTTGATGTATGACACTAATTGGACAGAAGTTCTTATTAATATGACTGCTCCTATCACCGCTAACCTGATTCCTTGCAGAGACGGCTTAGAATTTGAACTTGGGGATATCCCATACCATACAGTTGTCAGTGag CGAAGTTGGGTATGTGAGAAAGCCAGCTATGCACCAATAGCTCAAGCCACCTTTTTCGCTGGTTCCACGGTCGGCGGTATCCTCTTCGGCTGGATAGCTGACTTCTATGGCAGGGTGCCAGCTTTGGTTG GAGCCAATAtatttgcattcgttggaagtGTTGCTACAATCTATACAACTAGTTTATGGGATTTTATCATATCTCGATTCATCGTCGGCATGTCCTATGACACTATATTTATGGCTATGTATATTTTAG CCTTAGAGTACGTTGGTCCCCGACACCGTACATGGGTTGCAAATATTTCTATCGCAATTTATTTTGGCGGTGGTTGTCTAATGCTTCCCTGGATAGCTTTAGCCGTTGGCGACTGGAAAAAATTGCTCTGGTACACCAGTTTGCCTTATCTCATCGTTGTTTTTGTGCCTTTCATTGTACCTGAAAGTGCTAG aTGGCTTGCGTCTCGGGGTAGAGTACATCAGGCAGTAAAAGTCTTGAAGCGATTTGAAAAAGTCAACGGCACTACAATTCCTCAAGATGTATTGGATGATTTTATT GTGTCTGCAAGTCAAACTCGTCAGAACAAGCAGGAGTCCatcaaaactgtttttaagaGCGGCCCTCTCCGGAGAATGATGTTTCTAATGGTGATGGCATATATGGCGTGTGCGATTATCTTTGATGGCCTCGTGAGAATGTCAGAGGGTCTGGGATTGGATTTCTTTATCACATTTACACTGACTTCAGCGACTGAAATACCCTCTGTTACGCTATTGGCATTGGTATTGGATAG ATGGGGAAGAAGAAATCTTGTATGTGGACCTTTAATAATATCTGGAACATTATGTTTTATTGCAGCTTTTGTACCGAGAg gtATTCCTCAAGTGTCTCTGGCGATAATGGCCAGATTCATGATAAATATGGCGTATAACTCCGCCATGCAATGGTGTACAGAGCTCCTACCAACCGCTGTGAGAGCTTCCGGATCCTCACTTATACATGTCAGTGGATATGTGGCCACTTTTGTGTCACCGTTCGTCGTGTTTTCT GAAAGAATATGGCGTTCATTACCACTCCTTATCCTGAGTGTTATAGCAATGACAGCGGCTGTTTTTGGTTTTATGCTACCAGAGACAAAGGGCAGACCGATGCCACAAACAATAGAAGAGGGTGAAAGAATTGTACGGAGCTACACATTATGCGG